Proteins encoded within one genomic window of Humulus lupulus chromosome 1, drHumLupu1.1, whole genome shotgun sequence:
- the LOC133793482 gene encoding heterodimeric geranylgeranyl pyrophosphate synthase small subunit, chloroplastic — translation MAFSVLSSSSLLFLPLKPRKFILPIRCSSPSISTQSRSTQFDLKTYWTTLIAEIDQKLDEAIPVKYPEQIYHAMRYSVLAKGAKRSPPVMCVAACELFGADRLAAFPTACALEMVHAASLIHDDLPCMDDDPSRRGQPSNHTIYGVDMAILAGDALFPLGFRHIVSHTPSNLVPESRLLRVITEIARAVGSTGMAAGQFLDLEGGPNFVEFAQEKKFGEMGECSAVCGGLLAGAENDEIERLRRYGRAVGVLYQVVDDILKEKSKSKNGGGVDNDEKKKKKKGKSYVEVCGVKKAMEVAKELRAKAKLELDGFEKYGESTLPLYSFVDYAADRGFKIGDSSS, via the exons ATGGCGTTTTCAGTACTATCATCTTCTTCCCTTCTTTTCCTCCCATTAAAGCCCAGAAAGTTTATCTTACCAATTCGATGCTCATCACCGTCGATTTCGACCCAATCAAGGTCGACCCAATTCGATTTGAAGACGTATTGGACGACCCTGATAGCCGAGATTGACCAGAAGCTCGACGAAGCGATCCCCGTTAAGTACCCGGAGCAGATCTACCATGCCATGCGGTATTCCGTCCTCGCTAAGGGCGCCAAGCGATCCCCGCCCGTCATGTGCGTTGCCGCCTGTGAACTCTTCGGCGCCGACCGCCTCGCCGCTTTCCCCACTGCTTGTGCCCTCGAAATG GTACATGCAGCTTCATTGATACATGATGACCTTCCTTGCATGGACGATGACCCCTCACGCCGAGGCCAGCCCTCCAACCACACAATCTACGGCGTAGACATGGCAATTCTCGCCGGGGATGCCCTCTTCCCACTGGGATTTCGCCACATTGTGTCTCACACACCTTCCAACCTGGTGCCCGAGTCCCGGCTTCTCCGCGTGATCACTGAGATTGCGCGGGCCGTCGGGTCTACAGGCATGGCAGCCGGGCAGTTCCTCGACCTCGAGGGTGGACCAAACTTTGTTGAATTCGCGCaagaaaaaaaatttggtgagATGGGGGAGTGCTCGGCTGTATGCGGGGGACTACTAGCCGGTGCAGAGAACGATGAGATAGAGAGGCTGAGGAGGTATGGTAGAGCTGTGGGGGTTTTGTATCAGGTGGTTGATGATATTCTGAAAGAGAAATCGAAATCCAAGAATGGTGGGGGAGTGGACAatgatgagaagaagaagaagaagaaaggtaaGAGCTATGTGGAAGTTTGTGGGGTTAAGAAGGCAATGGAAGTGGCCAAAGAGCTTAGAGCTAAGGCCAAACTAGAGTTGGATGGTTTCGAGAAATATGGTGAGTCTACTTTACCACTTTACAGCTTCGTGGATTATGCTGCTGATAGAGGTTTTAAGATTGGAGATTCAAGTTCATAG